The following proteins are co-located in the Panthera tigris isolate Pti1 chromosome F2, P.tigris_Pti1_mat1.1, whole genome shotgun sequence genome:
- the LOC102969761 gene encoding 60S acidic ribosomal protein P1-like has translation HHGLRLLSELACIYLALILHYPEVPEDKINAFIKAAGVNVQPFWPGLFAKALANVHIHIGSLACNVGAGGPARVAACAAPGSGPAPFTTAVPAEKKVQAKKEESEQSDDDMGFGLFD, from the coding sequence CACCATGGCCTCCGTCTCCTCTCGGAGCTTGCCTGCATCTACTTGGCCCTCATCCTGCACTACCCTGAGGTCCCAGAGGATAAGATCAACGCCTTCATTAAAGCAGCTGGTGTAAATGTTCAACCTTTCTGGCCGGGTTTGTTTGCGAAGGCCCTGGCCAACGTCCACATCCACATCGGGAGCCTCGCCTGCAATGTAGGGGCTGGTGGACCCGCCCGGGTGGCAGCCTGTGCTGCACCAGGGAGTGGTCCTGCCCCCTTCACCACTGCTGTCCCCGCTGAGAAGAAAGTgcaggcaaagaaagaggaatcTGAGCAGTCTGATGATGACATGGGCTTTGGGCTTTTTGACTAA